The Microplitis mediator isolate UGA2020A chromosome 8, iyMicMedi2.1, whole genome shotgun sequence genome has a window encoding:
- the LOC130673859 gene encoding uncharacterized protein LOC130673859, whose product MTKHNKDATPAAAAQIVTSPMFATPPPVFNPKTTALWFAQLEARFETHDIADEKQKFIHAVSLLDADAAVEVEALIVTPPAVNPYTQLKETLIKCFSASESSKLRKLLDGEAIGDRTPTQFLRHLKALAPRIDEAVIKAKWIANLPKKTQELLSISPDNATLDQLAKTADKIHEVYLEKHTVAAASATPETLPLEKLVAELAQQVASLANDLHQERGRSKHRGYNPASRSLSRSLLKPRLKKSGLYRFHEKYGAQAFRCIPGCKFQENASGSQ is encoded by the coding sequence ATGACAAAGCACAACAAAGACGCAACTCCCGCTGCCGCCGCACAAATTGTTACATCGCCGATGTTCGCCACTCCCCCTCCGGTTTTTAATCCGAAGACAACCGCGCTGTGGTTCGCGCAACTGGAGGCGCGATTCGAGACGCATGACATCGCTGacgagaaacaaaaatttattcatgcaGTTTCTCTTTTAGACGCAGATGCCGCAGTAGAAGTCGAGGCGCTGATCGTCACACCTCCAGCGGTCAATCCGTACACGCAGCTCAAAGAAACGCtgataaaatgtttttcagCCTCTGAATCATCGAAGCTGCGAAAACTCCTAGATGGCGAAGCCATTGGAGACCGCACACCGACGCAGTTCCTCCGTCACCTCAAGGCACTCGCTCCAAGGATCGACGAGGCGGTAATAAAAGCCAAATGGATAGCTAACCTGCCAAAGAAGACCCAGGAACTGCTCTCTATATCTCCAGACAACGCTACACTGGACCAACTGGCAAAAACTGCCGACAAAATCCACGAAGTCTACCTAGAGAAGCACACGGTAGCTGCTGCTTCAGCAACACCGGAAACTTTGCCACTCGAGAAGTTAGTCGCAGAATTGGCTCAGCAGGTTGCATCTTTAGCCAACGATCTACACCAGGAGCGTGGAAGAAGCAAACACCGTGGATATAACCCAGCGTCCAGGAGTCTGAGCCGCAGTCTATTAAAACCTCGTCTGAAGAAGTCAGGACTCTATCGTTTCCACGAGAAGTACGGAGCGCAAGCTTTCCGTTGCATTCCTGGCTGCAAGTTTCAGGAAAATGCCAGCGGGAGTCAGTAG